CGACAGAGCGTTTTTCTTTGACAATACCATAACGGACGTAAAAAGCGAATATTCATTTTTTGCGGAGAAAACCGATAATAATTTATACATAAAAGACGGCGCAAATGTCCCTTGGTGGTTTGGAAAATATTTGTTGGGGAAATAATATGAACGCCTCCCTATCGCTACCGTCCGTCTAAAAACTCCTGCAAAATCACACACGCGGCGGTGTTATCCACGCAGGTTTTTTGCGCGCGTTTTTTCTTTTTTTTCGTTTTTATTAAAATGCTTTGCGATTTTACCGAGCTATAACTTTCGTCTTGAAAATTTATCGGGTATTTTATCGGGGAGATTTGGAGTAATTTATCTGCAAATTCGCGGATTTCTCTTGACATTACGGTTTCGTTGTCGTCGATGTCGAGGGGAAGACCTATTACCAGCTCGTCGGGAGCTTCTTCGTTTAGCAGGGATAATATTTCCGCGTAATAATCCGCCGTTGTGTTTCGGTCTATCATTTTCAGGGGTCTTGCAAGCAGGGCGCTCGGGTCGCTGACCGCTGTTCCGACGCGCCGCCTGCCGTAATCTATGCAAAAAAATTTCATTAAGCCAAGTCTTCGTTTTCTTCTTTTTGGACTAAGCCTTTTTTCGTGGAAAAAATATACGCCCCGCCGCCGACAGCCGCAAGCAAAACCAATGCAAGAACAATCGGTCCTATGGGCGAAGTCCTTAAACTGCCCTCGACAATTTCCACGTCCGTAAGCTGAACGAAACCGTCGCCGTTTGCGGTTCTTACTTTAACCCATAGTCTGCCTTCAATGCCAAGAACTTCTAAACGCTGTCCTCTCACGATGTTTCTGTTTCCGACTCTGTTTGCTCCCGGCTCAATGCTTGAACGCACCATAGCTCCTTGCGGGTTTATTACTACCGCATAACGTCTCTCTCCGTTTTGCTCCGCGCAGACAACCGCGAATGCGAGCAAAAGGGCTACCACTAATTTAATCAAAAAACTTTTCATTTTATCTCCCCACTACTTCCTTGATTTTATCTTTCAAAAAGTTGCTGTTAACAATGTCCATAACGACATTATAAGAAAGATACCACAAATTTTGAAGTTTTTCCGTTTTTTCTTCATCTAAACGCATAAAATCTTTTTGCGTGGTCGCCAAAGCCGCTTGGGGAGCGGAGTTTAGCATAGCGTAATCTTTGTCGCAAAATTTATGATGGTCGGGAAAAAAGACGTATTTCGGCTCTTTCCCCGTAAGTTTTTTTATAGAGGCGACAAACCTTTCGGGGCGGGCAATTCCGCAAAAACATAGAAAATCTTCGTCGAAATTCGTCTTTTTTTCGCCGGATACGACGTTTACGAATTCGTTT
This genomic window from Chitinivibrionia bacterium contains:
- the ruvX gene encoding Holliday junction resolvase RuvX; the protein is MKFFCIDYGRRRVGTAVSDPSALLARPLKMIDRNTTADYYAEILSLLNEEAPDELVIGLPLDIDDNETVMSREIREFADKLLQISPIKYPINFQDESYSSVKSQSILIKTKKKKKRAQKTCVDNTAACVILQEFLDGR
- a CDS encoding SH3 domain-containing protein, which encodes MKSFLIKLVVALLLAFAVVCAEQNGERRYAVVINPQGAMVRSSIEPGANRVGNRNIVRGQRLEVLGIEGRLWVKVRTANGDGFVQLTDVEIVEGSLRTSPIGPIVLALVLLAAVGGGAYIFSTKKGLVQKEENEDLA